The region GTAATTTTTTCAATTCAACCTTGGCAATAAAACCTTTGGGTTTATTTATGTAACCAATTAATAAAGGAATATCGAAATTTCCCTGATGGTTGCTGATAAATAACACGTTGCGTTGGGGTATGTTCTCCAGGCCATGAATTTCTACTGTTGAACCTGTCAATTTAATTAATGATTTGGCCCAATGGGTGGCAATTTTTGTAGTCCTTTGTTCAGCCAGTTGATACTGGTTGGTTTTTATTAATCGGTTAACCCTTAACAGCGGTCCCAAAGAGTAGAGCATGTATAACACAAAATAAATAAACCAGATTACTGTGCGAAACATCCAATCAACTCCTTAAGCAGATAATTGTATTTTATCATAAAAAAACCTCCTTCAGCGAAGGAGGCGTTCACATTTTTATTAAAATTCGTAACTGCTGGCTTTGGTCACTATTGGGGCCAACAGTTCTTTAGTGCCTTGATCGGCAAATTCTTTCATAATTTTTAGCTTCCGTGCCCTTGAACCATCGCCCAAAACGGTATTCATCAAGTGAACGGGATAGGGCAACATGGTGCCTTCACTATCAACTAATTGTTCTGGAAAAAATCTAGCGTCAAGCTTACCCACTTGGCTGGCAACACCTGCCAAGGTGTCCTTTTTAATTCGTTTTCTGGTTTGGTTTCGTACGTTACCGCACCATGGCAAAACTCCATTGGCAATTTCTTCCGGGACCTTAATTTGATAATCGTCCCACAGTTTTTGGGCCAGAAGATTTAAGCCACGGTTGCGGTCGCCTATTTCAAATTCTTTTTTGCTTACTAAACCGTAAAAACGGCAGGTTAAAGGACGCACCTCATATATCATGCATTTATTGTCTTGTCCAATAAAGGGGCATGTTTGATTTTGGTCTACCAGTTCTAAATAAAAATATTCTGCAGAGCGGGTTAAAAATTCTGACCAATAATCTTTTAAATTGTCCCGAACATATTTGTACATATTTAAATATTCTATGAAAAAGGCCGGTGGACTGCCCCAATTACAACAGGAGGCACAATTTTTACAAGAGGTTTTAGGCAGTTGATCGTATGTTTTTTGCAATTCGGTAAATAAATTGTTTTGTTCAGCTACTCTGAGGGCGTTGTAAAGTTCTATTGTAGGTAGCATTGGTTTCAGCTCCTTTGTTAATATTTTCACTTGCCTTCATTATAACAAATAATACTAATAATGGCGATGGTTTCGGATGAGAATTGTTTTGTTTAGTATTGTTGGATTTAGTGAAATACATTACAATATACTATATCAACCTGGGTAGGAAAGAGGGGTGACATTTAATGTGGGGAAATATTGCCCTTAACTTGGTTGGCGGCATGGGCCTGTTGCTCTATGGTATGTACATTATGAGTGAAGGCCTACAAAAAATAGCAGGACTAAAACTGCGGACAGTATTAAGCACATTAACTCAAAACAGGTTAGTTGGTTTATTAATTGGTGCCATTGTGACTATTATATTTCAAAGTAGTACAGCAACCACTGTTATTTTAGTGGGTTTGACCAGTGCTTCTATTATTTCATTGCGACAAACATTACCAGTGATTCTTGGCTCAGATATCGGCACTACGGTAACAGCCCAGTTAATTGCGTTAAAGGTGACGGAGATTGCCTTGCCCATTGTTGGTATTGGTGCAACCATAATTTTCTTTTGTAAACGGGAAAAGTACAAAAGAATTGGTCAGGTATTAATTGGCTTTGGTTTGTTGTTTTTAGGTCTGAAAATTATGTCAGATACAATGTACCCGCTACGGGATGATCCTTTCTTTAAAGATATGTTAATGCAAATGAGTAATTGGCCACTGTTGGCAATGGTGCTGGCAGCTATTTTTACCTTTTTAATGCACAGCAGCGCCGCCACCATTGGTATCATTATGGTTTTGGCCATGCAGGGTTTAGTGTCGATACACTCAGCAGTTTATCTATTGTTTGGTGCCAATATCGGTACATCTTTTACTGCAGTACTCTCCAGCTTAGGCTCTACCAGAGAAGCCCAGCGGGTGGCTTTGGCCCACTTTATGTTTAAATTTGCCGGTGTATTGTTATTTTTACCCTTTGTGAGCTTATTTGCAGATTTGGTTACATGGATTACCCCTAATTCTCCGGGCTTTCAAGTGGCCAACGTGCACACAATTTTTAATATCAGTGTGGCGCTGATCTTTTTACCGTTCACTGCCAAATTTGCTAAGTTGCTGGAGTTTATTGTGCCAGAAAAACAAACAACTTCCCAGGAAATCAGGCCAAAGTACTTGGATGAGTCATTAATAACAACTCCATCAATAGCCATTGGTATGGCCCAGAAAGAAATAATGCGCATCACCGATCTAGTTACGGATATGGTAATGCGGTGTGACAATTTATTTAAGCAGTATACCGAAACCTTAGCCGAAGAGGTGTTAGATAAAGAGGACAAGGTAGATATGTTATCTGAGGCCACCAATGTTTATCTTACAAAATTAATGCGTCAACCGCTATCTAAAGAAGAATTTAACCAATGTATGGGTTTTGTCAACATTGTTAAAGATTACGAGCATATTGGTGATGTGATTGAGAAAAACATTATTTACTTGGCTGAAAGCAAGCATGCAAACAATAGCGAATTCTCACCGGATGGTCATCGCGAGATCACCGTCATGTTGCATAAATTGATTGAGATGTTACAGGTGGTAAATACAGCCATTGTTACTAACAATTGTTACTTAACAGAGCGGGCTAAAGAGCTGCACGAGGAAATTGTGGACATGGAATTTAGATTTAGAATGAGCCACTTTGCCAGGATGCAAATGGGTGGTAAAGAGAGTGAAAACACCAGCTCGATTTTTCTAGATTTAATTAACTCTTACCTAAGGATTGCTGATCACTTAAACAATGTAACCATTTCCCTTGCCGATGAAGTATCTTGTACTTGGCAAGATGAGGTAGAACTTATCTATGGTCCCAACAGTTGTCCAGTTAAACAACCTGAAGATTAAATTAGTTTTAAAAGGGCTGTTGCAAAACTTTGCAACAGCCCCTTTTCTTTGTACTTTTAACCAAGTCGTTGTCATAGTTTTTTACTGGAGGGATGAATTTTGATAAAAAGGTATAGTAGCGTATGCTTATTAATTTTGTTACTGGGTGGATTCCTTTGGTACTATCATTCACATAGCGCTTTAACAACCACAGCATACTATAATCTTTCCTTTACAAACCAAGAGCAATACAGTGATCACATGGTGGAGTTTACTTATCCTGCCAACTGGCAACTGGAACAGCAAAGGGTTGACGGGGATGAAATTTTGCATCATGTCAGTTATCGTGAACTTAATAAGCAGGTGATGGGGTATGTACAGGTATGGGCGGCAATAAAACCGCTGCCGCAATTTTTGCAAGAGAGTCGCCATAGCCCTGCTGACACCACAGACTACATTGATTTTTCAATGAAACAGTTAAAGGACAACCAATATCAAGGCTATTTGCTAGCTTACCAAAGAGATGGGGTGCAAAATAGTTTTGTGGCCCGCGAGTATTTTTTTGAGCATAACCAGCGAATTTATCGAATCAGTTTATTTGTGGCTAAAGATGCTTGGGGCGATTATTATCAACAGGTATTTGATCAAATGATTACATCTTTTAAAATCTATTAAGTTTTATATTAGTTTCCTATCTTTGATTAAAAAAATGGCTGTTGCGAAAAGCAACAGCCATTTTTAGTTCATTATTTATTGGTTACAATGATGTCTTCAACTACACCATCTTCCAGTTCCAGAATCACATCCCATCCCTTTTTAAGGTCATCGAAATCTAAATCGTCATCGTCTTCTTCATCATCGATGTTTACCTTTTTATCTACGTCAAAGGTAAACTTGTTACCACTGGCTTGTTTGATGGTAATTTCTAAATCGTCATCGTCGATGCTGTAAATTTCACCCGGAACTTCAATGCCGTCATAATCCTCGATCACTTCGATGGCCATAACTTCACCATCATGTATATATACCTTAACTTTACTACCAATGATATATTGGTCAATGTCGATGTCCAAATCGTAGTAATCACGATCCACTTTAATCTCATCGTCATCCAAGTCGTCTATAATGCCTTCTTTAACTTTCGCCAGTAGTATTTTTTCTACTCGCTCTTTTTTATCAAGGTAAAGTATAACCTCGTCGCGATCACTTTGGTCTAATTCGTAAAATTCCATTCTCTTGCCATCTTCATCATATACGTCCACATCTTCATCAACTTCATATTCAACCCGGTCACCGTAAACATTTAGTATTTCCAGCTCCCAGTCATCTTCATCTTTTTTGTTGTTGGACAATTTGTAAATGGTGCCGGTGATGGCACCGATTTTTTCACTTAGTAATTTAATTTTAAGTGCATCTTTGTCGGTATAGGTTACTTCAACGGTATAACCTATTTTTAAATCATCATAATCAATGGCATCGTCGTCTTCGTCTACCACTTTAATGGTATCTTCATCTACGTCAAAGTCTTTATCTGTTGAAATGCTTCTGGCCACGGTAATTTCATCATCATCTATGTCAATAATTGTGCCAGTATAGGTACTGATATCTTCCATAACTTCATATTTTGTTACCACGTTACCTTTTAATTTTAAGGTTACAAAATCGTCTTTAGTTATTTTCAATAACGAAATGTCATTTGATAACTCATACTTTTTAGTTTTGCCGTCTAAAGTTTTGATTTCAATTTGATTGGTGGTTAAGTCCTTAACATAGCCCACCACCTCTGAAACTTTATTATCATTTGTTTGATCGTTACTACCGGTGCTAGGGGCAGGGATATTATTGCCACTGTTAACTATGTTGCTGATGGTTTTAATGTAAGTGACTTTGTTGTTGTTGTCTAGATAAATCCGCACCGGATCAGTTGTTTTTATATCTGAAAGCGATGCAATGGCATCACCTTTATAAACCGGTGTATCGTCATTAAGTGGATAGGTATAGGTTAAGCCACCGTTCCCTTTGCGGACGATAATTTGCTTATAATTGGTCTCCACATCGGTAATGTACCCTTCAATTTTTTTATTGGGATTTGGGTTGGCTATACCTTGATCAACCATTCTGCTAAATACCGCAGCCAACTCTGAACGTTTTACCGGTGATTGTGGGTCAAAGGTGGTTGCAGTTCTGCCAGTCATAATGCCTTTTTCATAAACACCGGCAATATAGCTTAACAAACCCGGTGTAATTTCATTTTTATCGGTAAAGGGTAATTTGCTTTCATTGCCTCTGATATTAAATGCAATGGCTACTAAACTGGCCACTTCCTGCCGGGTGGCATTTGCTTTCGGTCCAAAAACCTTTAAACCATCGGCCAATAACCAACCTTCATCCACTGCCACAGCTAAATGCTTTTTCTGTGTTTCATCGGTGATTTCCGGTGGAAATGTATAGTTGCAGGAACTTAAGTCATAGGAGTTCACTTTACTTTCCAAGTTCTTAACCCTTACCAACATAAAAATTGTATGCAAGCGCGAGATGGAGTCATTTGGTTTAAAGGAGCCATCTGGATAACCACCAATAACCCCTGCCGCATTCATTTCTTCGATGCTTTGCCGTGCCCAATGATTTTCAGTTATATCGTTAAATTTTGGTTCTGATGCCCAAGCGGAGCTGATACTAGTCAGCAACACCAACGATGCTAAAATTATTATCGGTAACCATTTTTTTCTTTTAATCATAATTACCCCCCAGTGAAATTGTGAT is a window of Peptococcaceae bacterium 1198_IL3148 DNA encoding:
- a CDS encoding S-layer homology domain-containing protein, translated to MIKRKKWLPIIILASLVLLTSISSAWASEPKFNDITENHWARQSIEEMNAAGVIGGYPDGSFKPNDSISRLHTIFMLVRVKNLESKVNSYDLSSCNYTFPPEITDETQKKHLAVAVDEGWLLADGLKVFGPKANATRQEVASLVAIAFNIRGNESKLPFTDKNEITPGLLSYIAGVYEKGIMTGRTATTFDPQSPVKRSELAAVFSRMVDQGIANPNPNKKIEGYITDVETNYKQIIVRKGNGGLTYTYPLNDDTPVYKGDAIASLSDIKTTDPVRIYLDNNNKVTYIKTISNIVNSGNNIPAPSTGSNDQTNDNKVSEVVGYVKDLTTNQIEIKTLDGKTKKYELSNDISLLKITKDDFVTLKLKGNVVTKYEVMEDISTYTGTIIDIDDDEITVARSISTDKDFDVDEDTIKVVDEDDDAIDYDDLKIGYTVEVTYTDKDALKIKLLSEKIGAITGTIYKLSNNKKDEDDWELEILNVYGDRVEYEVDEDVDVYDEDGKRMEFYELDQSDRDEVILYLDKKERVEKILLAKVKEGIIDDLDDDEIKVDRDYYDLDIDIDQYIIGSKVKVYIHDGEVMAIEVIEDYDGIEVPGEIYSIDDDDLEITIKQASGNKFTFDVDKKVNIDDEEDDDDLDFDDLKKGWDVILELEDGVVEDIIVTNK
- a CDS encoding Na/Pi cotransporter family protein; translation: MWGNIALNLVGGMGLLLYGMYIMSEGLQKIAGLKLRTVLSTLTQNRLVGLLIGAIVTIIFQSSTATTVILVGLTSASIISLRQTLPVILGSDIGTTVTAQLIALKVTEIALPIVGIGATIIFFCKREKYKRIGQVLIGFGLLFLGLKIMSDTMYPLRDDPFFKDMLMQMSNWPLLAMVLAAIFTFLMHSSAATIGIIMVLAMQGLVSIHSAVYLLFGANIGTSFTAVLSSLGSTREAQRVALAHFMFKFAGVLLFLPFVSLFADLVTWITPNSPGFQVANVHTIFNISVALIFLPFTAKFAKLLEFIVPEKQTTSQEIRPKYLDESLITTPSIAIGMAQKEIMRITDLVTDMVMRCDNLFKQYTETLAEEVLDKEDKVDMLSEATNVYLTKLMRQPLSKEEFNQCMGFVNIVKDYEHIGDVIEKNIIYLAESKHANNSEFSPDGHREITVMLHKLIEMLQVVNTAIVTNNCYLTERAKELHEEIVDMEFRFRMSHFARMQMGGKESENTSSIFLDLINSYLRIADHLNNVTISLADEVSCTWQDEVELIYGPNSCPVKQPED
- a CDS encoding PsbP-related protein, which gives rise to MIKRYSSVCLLILLLGGFLWYYHSHSALTTTAYYNLSFTNQEQYSDHMVEFTYPANWQLEQQRVDGDEILHHVSYRELNKQVMGYVQVWAAIKPLPQFLQESRHSPADTTDYIDFSMKQLKDNQYQGYLLAYQRDGVQNSFVAREYFFEHNQRIYRISLFVAKDAWGDYYQQVFDQMITSFKIY
- a CDS encoding YkgJ family cysteine cluster protein; its protein translation is MLPTIELYNALRVAEQNNLFTELQKTYDQLPKTSCKNCASCCNWGSPPAFFIEYLNMYKYVRDNLKDYWSEFLTRSAEYFYLELVDQNQTCPFIGQDNKCMIYEVRPLTCRFYGLVSKKEFEIGDRNRGLNLLAQKLWDDYQIKVPEEIANGVLPWCGNVRNQTRKRIKKDTLAGVASQVGKLDARFFPEQLVDSEGTMLPYPVHLMNTVLGDGSRARKLKIMKEFADQGTKELLAPIVTKASSYEF